CGGCTGCTCGTCGTGCTTGCGGCGCTGATCGTGTTTGCGGCGCTGACGGGCTTGACGTTCAGCCGCCGCTTCCCCGTCACGTTTGCGGAAAATGCCGCCAAGGACACCGTCGTTGCCTTTCAGGGGCTATTATATCGGGCGTTGGCTGCGGCGTCGGCGTTTGCCGACGACGTCCGGTCGATTTGGACCGTGTACGAGGAAAACCGCGAGCTGCGCCGGACGCTGTTCCGCTATGTCCGCGACGTCCAGCGGCTGAACGAGTTGGAATACGAGAACGAGCGCCTCAAGGAAGCATTGCGTTTTACCGAAGAACAGAAACGGATGAATCGTTACGTCTGGCGGATCGCCCAAGTCGTGTCGGACAGCCCGGATCCCTATAACCGAATCGTGGTCATCAATCTCGGCTCCAAAGACGGCATCCGTGAGCAGATGGCGGTCGTGGCGTCCGGAGGTCTCGTCGGCCTTATCGAACGCGTTCATCCGTTTCATTCGAACGTTCGGCTGTTGACCGACCTGAACGCGGCGTCGCCCGACAGCAAGGCGGTGTCCGTCTGGATCCGCGGTAAAGAAGACAGTACGTTCGGACTGATCGACGACTATGACCCGACGACCGGGCTGTTGACGATGAGCAAAATCGACCGCAACGCGCTCGTCGAGAAAGGCGACGTCGTCGTGACGGCCGGGCTCGGCGGCGTGTTTCCCGGCGGCATCGTCGTCGGCGACGTCGTCTCGAGCGAAGAGAGCGCGATCGGCATCACGAAGTCGGCCAAAGTGAAACCGCGCGCGTCGTTTCGCCGGCTCGACTATGTGTTCGTGGTCGAGGTACCGCAGGCGGAAGGTGTCGCGCCGTGAGCGGGCGGGCGGCGCTGTTGGTGGCAGCGGCGTTTTTGAGCGAAGGGACGCTGACGGCCTGGCTGCTGCCGGAAGCTTGGGCCGACCGGGCATGGGTCGTTCCGGCGCCGCTTTTGGTCGTTCTTGTTTACGTCGCGATTTATGTCCATCGCTACGAGGCGATGGCTTGGGGGTTTGCGGCGGGACTGCTGC
This DNA window, taken from Candidatus Reconcilbacillus cellulovorans, encodes the following:
- a CDS encoding rod shape-determining protein MreC, which translates into the protein MKWIGSRRLLVVLAALIVFAALTGLTFSRRFPVTFAENAAKDTVVAFQGLLYRALAAASAFADDVRSIWTVYEENRELRRTLFRYVRDVQRLNELEYENERLKEALRFTEEQKRMNRYVWRIAQVVSDSPDPYNRIVVINLGSKDGIREQMAVVASGGLVGLIERVHPFHSNVRLLTDLNAASPDSKAVSVWIRGKEDSTFGLIDDYDPTTGLLTMSKIDRNALVEKGDVVVTAGLGGVFPGGIVVGDVVSSEESAIGITKSAKVKPRASFRRLDYVFVVEVPQAEGVAP